A segment of the Candidatus Pelagisphaera phototrophica genome:
ATCGTCGCGACCATATTGAGCACCCGCTTGTCTTTCTCCGGCTGACCTTGAGGGAGTAAATTGAGTTGGCCCGCTTTGGCTGACACAAACAGCATCGCTGAGGAATTCTTGCAGGCTGCCACACACGCGCCGCAGCCAATACATGCGGCCGCGTCCATCGCCAAATCAGCCACTTCCTTACCGACAGGCAACGCGTTGGCATCTTCACAACTACCCACCCGAGCTGTGATGAAACCTCCCGATTGCATAATCGTATCAAAGGCCGACCTGTCCGTGATCAAATCCTTCTGCACCGGAAAGCCACTAGCCCTAAAAGGCTCGACTGTAATCAAATCCCCGTCCTTGAAACTGCGCATGTAGGTTTGGCACGTAGTGATACCGTTTTCTGGACCATGTGGTTTACCATCAATCATGCAGGAACAAGTTCCACATATGCCTTCCCTACAGTCGTAAGCAAACGCTATCGGGTCTTCACCTTTTACCGTCAAGTCCTCGTTGACCACATCTAGCATCTCCAGAAAGGACATGTTCGGATTCAGCCCTTCCGCCTGGTATTCCTCGAAGTTTCCTTTAGAATTGCCGTCTTTTTGTCGCCAAACTCGTAGTGTTACTTTCATTACAAAATGAGATTTCCGAATTGGTATTACTTATAGCTGCGCGTCACCATCTTGACCGCCTCGTATTCTAATTTCTCTCTGTGGAGCTCTGGTTCCTGATTCTTGCCCCTCCACTCCCAGGCGGAAACATGACCGTAGTCTTCGTCATTACGCATAGCTTCTCCATCCGGATACTGGTGCTCCTCCCTGAAGTGACCGCCACATGATTCTTCTCGTGCGAGAGCGTCACGACACATCAACTCTCCCAGCTCGAAAAAGTCGGCGACTCGACCCGCTAACTCAAGCGATTGATTTAAAGTGTCTGCAGCACCCGGAACACAAACGTCCTCCTCAAACTCTTGACGAAGCTCTGATATCAGTCGAATCCCTTCTTCCAGACCGCTTTTGCTTCGCGACATACCACACTTGTCCCAGATGATTTTCCCTAAGCGCTTGTGAAAACTTCTTACAGTTTGCTTTCCATTACTATCTAGGAGAGCTTTGGTTCGGTTAACCACTTCTTCCTCAGCCTTCGCAAATTCCGGATGATCCGTTGGTGGAGCAGGATCTCGCGGAATATCCGCTAAGTAGTGAGGGATGGTATACGGCAATACGAAATAGCCATCCGCCAGACCTTGCATCAAAGCAGAGGCCCCAAGCCGATTGGCACCATGATCCGAGAAATTGGCTTCGCCAATCACAAAACACCCAGGAATCGAACTCATCAAGTTGTAGTCTACCCACAGACCACCCATGGTGTAGTGAACCGCCGGATAAATCCGCATAGGTTGCTTGTAAGCACTCTCGCCGGTTATCTCATGGTAAATGTCAAAGAGATTACCATAACGTTCCCGAATCGCGCTCTCTCCGAGGCGATCAATGGCATCTTTGAAATCGAGATAAACCCCCAGTCCGGATTCGCCCACACCTCTGCCTTCATCGCACGCCTCTTTTGCCGCCCGCGAAGAAATATCGCGCGGCGCTAGGTTTCCAAAGCTTGGATACTTACGTTCTAAATAGTAGTCACGCTCATCCTCAGGAATCTGATCAGCAGGTCGCCTATCTTCCTTCTTCTTCGGCGCCCAAATGCGTCCGTCGTTTCGGAGCGACTCAGACATAAGAGTCAACTTGGACTGGTAGTCTCCGGAGACCGGTATGCACGTCGGATGAATCTGTGTATAGCAAGGGTTGGCAAACGCCGCTCCTTTTCGGTGAGCCCTCCATGTTGCGGTCACATTGCTATTCATGGCGTTAGTCGAAAGATAGAACACGTTGCCATAGCCGCCCGTAGCGAGTACAACGGCATGGGCCGAGTGACGTTCTATGGCCCCCGTAATAACATTGCGAGTGATGATTCCTCTGGCGTGGCCATCAATTGTCACGAGCTCCAGCATCTCGTGATTCGCATTCATTCGCACCGTCCCCAAACCGATCTGACGACTCAAGCCCGAGTAGGCCCCCAGAAGAAGTTGCTGTCCAGTCTGACCTCGAGCGTAAAAGGTCCGCGATACCTGGGCTCCGCCAAAAGACCGGTTCGCAAGCAATCCTCCATACTCGCGAGCAAACGGCACCCCCAATGCTACGCACTGATCGATGATGTTCGCACTCACTTCAGCCAGTCGGTAGACGTTCGATTCGCGAGACCGGAAGTCCCCACCTTTCACAGTGTCGTAGAACAGCCGATACACGCTGTCCCCATCGTTCTGATAGTTCTTCGCAGCATTAATCCCTCCTTGTGCCGCGATTGAATGAGCACGACGTGGGCTATCGTGAAACGTAAACGCGTTTACCGAGTAACCTAGCTCAGCCAAGGTTGCCGCTGCAGACGCGCCCGCCAGACCCGTTCCCACAACAATGACCTCGTACTTGCGCTTGTTGGCGGGATTAACTATCTTCCCATCCATTATGTGCTTGCTCCACTTTTTCTCCAGCGGGCCAGAAGGTATTTTAGAATCCAGTATCATCTGAGCAGAAAGGGGGTTAAGATTGGCTCTCCTTGGAGCCATCGATTGCGTCGGCGATCGCATCAGCTGTCCGTGCTCCACAAACCTCGCAATCCGTTCGGCAAGAGAACCCAGCAATCTGAGGATTCTGGATACGCGCATTGCCCCATTCGTAATAGCAAGCGGCCACGATCAGGGCATTCCCAAGAAAATACAAAACGCATACCACAATAGTAACTCTTTCCAGAAAGCGTGACCAAGTTCTCGTCCTCAATCCTAGCGATTGAAACATGCTCACGAGCCCATGGGCCAAGTGCCAGCTGAGAAGGCCGACCGACAGTAGGTAGAAGATCGCTATGACTGGATTTTGAAATCCTAGGACAATCATCGAGTGAACGTCTCGAACTGGAGTTCCATCCGCCAAAATAGTTGTGGGATACGCCTCCGCTCCGTGCGTGACTCGCACAGTGAAATGAAGTAAATGGTATATGATGAATACGAATACGATAACGCCAGACACCCGCATGTACCGTGAGGCCATTGTTGCCCGGAGCGTCACCTGCTTTTCGTAGTTCTTTTGGCGGGCTCGCTTGTTTTCAATTGTGAGCTGGGCGGCTACCCAGACGTGCACCACCAGCGTTGCGAGC
Coding sequences within it:
- a CDS encoding succinate dehydrogenase/fumarate reductase iron-sulfur subunit; translated protein: MKVTLRVWRQKDGNSKGNFEEYQAEGLNPNMSFLEMLDVVNEDLTVKGEDPIAFAYDCREGICGTCSCMIDGKPHGPENGITTCQTYMRSFKDGDLITVEPFRASGFPVQKDLITDRSAFDTIMQSGGFITARVGSCEDANALPVGKEVADLAMDAAACIGCGACVAACKNSSAMLFVSAKAGQLNLLPQGQPEKDKRVLNMVATMDEAGFGNCTNQYECSAACPKLISEEFISKLNRDYVSASVKNLFKAKSL
- a CDS encoding succinate dehydrogenase cytochrome b subunit; the protein is MKVIHVLFRSSIGKKVTMAVSGFILFGFVISHLSGNIQIFAHPDKINAYAHFIESLGPALWGIRLFLLATLVVHVWVAAQLTIENKRARQKNYEKQVTLRATMASRYMRVSGVIVFVFIIYHLLHFTVRVTHGAEAYPTTILADGTPVRDVHSMIVLGFQNPVIAIFYLLSVGLLSWHLAHGLVSMFQSLGLRTRTWSRFLERVTIVVCVLYFLGNALIVAACYYEWGNARIQNPQIAGFSCRTDCEVCGARTADAIADAIDGSKESQS
- a CDS encoding fumarate reductase/succinate dehydrogenase flavoprotein subunit; translated protein: MILDSKIPSGPLEKKWSKHIMDGKIVNPANKRKYEVIVVGTGLAGASAAATLAELGYSVNAFTFHDSPRRAHSIAAQGGINAAKNYQNDGDSVYRLFYDTVKGGDFRSRESNVYRLAEVSANIIDQCVALGVPFAREYGGLLANRSFGGAQVSRTFYARGQTGQQLLLGAYSGLSRQIGLGTVRMNANHEMLELVTIDGHARGIITRNVITGAIERHSAHAVVLATGGYGNVFYLSTNAMNSNVTATWRAHRKGAAFANPCYTQIHPTCIPVSGDYQSKLTLMSESLRNDGRIWAPKKKEDRRPADQIPEDERDYYLERKYPSFGNLAPRDISSRAAKEACDEGRGVGESGLGVYLDFKDAIDRLGESAIRERYGNLFDIYHEITGESAYKQPMRIYPAVHYTMGGLWVDYNLMSSIPGCFVIGEANFSDHGANRLGASALMQGLADGYFVLPYTIPHYLADIPRDPAPPTDHPEFAKAEEEVVNRTKALLDSNGKQTVRSFHKRLGKIIWDKCGMSRSKSGLEEGIRLISELRQEFEEDVCVPGAADTLNQSLELAGRVADFFELGELMCRDALAREESCGGHFREEHQYPDGEAMRNDEDYGHVSAWEWRGKNQEPELHREKLEYEAVKMVTRSYK